One Paracidovorax avenae ATCC 19860 genomic region harbors:
- a CDS encoding acyl-CoA carboxylase subunit beta: protein MPQIESTLSPTSADHAANREHMLGLIGRLRAFEQRTQARSAASRERFDKRRQLLPRERLSLLLDPGAPFLELATLAGLGLDTPDLDTSVPGGGVIGGIGFINGIRCMVVASDSGIDAGALQPMGLDKQLRIQEIALDNKLPYVQLVESAGANLMQYRVEEFVRGGNLFRNLARLSAAGLPVLTVTHGSSTAGGAYQTGLADYIILVRDRSRAFLAGPPLLKAATGEVATEEELGGALMHTSVSGLGDYLAEDDRDALRIAREILGQIDWHHGTAPEAARSFQPPRYDAEELLGIMPADAKRPVDMKQVIARIADGSEFLEFSENYGSATVCGHFRIEGRPVGVITNNGPIDPAGAAKATHFIQACCQSRTPILYLHNTTGFMVGRAYEEAGIIKHGSKMIQAVAGATVPQITLYCGASYGAGNYAMCGRGFHPRFCFSWPNARTAVMGGEQAAGTMRIVAEAGMRRKGAIDEAKLDHMSRRIVDRFDSQMSVFTTSAHLLDDGVIDPRDTRAVLAEVLAVCREAEGRSPRPMQFSVARP, encoded by the coding sequence ATGCCCCAGATCGAATCCACCCTTTCCCCCACCAGCGCGGACCATGCCGCCAACCGAGAGCACATGCTCGGGCTCATCGGGCGCCTGCGCGCCTTCGAGCAGCGCACGCAGGCCCGGTCGGCCGCCTCGCGCGAACGCTTCGACAAGCGCCGGCAGCTGTTGCCGCGCGAACGCCTTTCGCTGCTGCTGGACCCGGGTGCGCCGTTCCTGGAACTCGCCACGCTCGCGGGCCTGGGCCTGGACACGCCCGACCTCGACACGAGCGTGCCCGGCGGGGGGGTGATCGGCGGCATCGGCTTCATCAACGGGATACGCTGCATGGTGGTCGCATCCGACTCCGGCATCGATGCCGGCGCGCTGCAGCCCATGGGGCTGGACAAGCAGCTGCGCATCCAGGAGATCGCCCTCGACAACAAGCTGCCCTATGTGCAGCTGGTCGAAAGCGCGGGAGCGAACCTCATGCAGTACCGCGTGGAGGAGTTCGTGCGGGGCGGCAACCTGTTCCGCAACCTGGCGCGCCTGTCCGCCGCCGGCCTGCCGGTGCTGACGGTGACGCACGGCTCCTCCACCGCGGGCGGCGCCTACCAGACCGGCCTGGCCGACTACATCATCCTGGTGCGCGACCGCTCCCGCGCCTTCCTCGCCGGCCCGCCGCTGCTGAAGGCCGCCACCGGCGAGGTGGCCACCGAGGAAGAACTCGGCGGCGCGCTCATGCACACGTCGGTCTCCGGGCTGGGCGACTACCTCGCCGAGGACGACCGGGACGCCCTGCGCATCGCGCGCGAGATCCTGGGCCAGATCGACTGGCACCACGGCACGGCCCCCGAAGCCGCGCGCAGCTTCCAGCCGCCGCGCTACGACGCCGAGGAACTGCTGGGCATCATGCCTGCCGACGCCAAGCGGCCGGTGGACATGAAGCAGGTCATCGCCCGCATCGCCGATGGCTCCGAGTTCCTGGAGTTCAGCGAGAACTACGGCAGCGCCACGGTCTGCGGCCACTTCCGGATCGAAGGCCGGCCCGTGGGAGTCATCACCAACAACGGCCCGATCGACCCGGCCGGCGCCGCCAAGGCCACGCACTTCATCCAGGCCTGCTGCCAGTCGCGCACGCCCATCCTCTACCTGCACAACACGACGGGCTTCATGGTGGGCCGTGCGTACGAGGAAGCCGGCATCATCAAGCACGGCTCCAAGATGATCCAGGCCGTGGCGGGCGCCACCGTGCCGCAGATCACCCTCTACTGCGGCGCCTCCTATGGCGCAGGCAACTACGCCATGTGCGGCCGCGGCTTCCATCCGCGGTTCTGCTTCAGCTGGCCGAACGCCCGGACCGCCGTGATGGGCGGCGAGCAGGCCGCCGGGACCATGCGCATCGTCGCGGAGGCCGGCATGCGCCGCAAAGGCGCGATCGACGAAGCAAAGCTGGACCACATGTCCCGGCGCATCGTGGACCGCTTCGACAGCCAGATGAGCGTGTTCACCACGAGCGCGCACCTGCTCGACGACGGGGTCATCGACCCGCGGGACACCCGCGCCGTGCTGGCCGAAGTGCTGGCGGTCTGCCGCGAGGCCGAAGGGCGCAGCCCCCGGCCCATGCAGTTCTCCGTGGCGCGCCCCTGA